In one Sphingobium indicum B90A genomic region, the following are encoded:
- a CDS encoding transglutaminase-like cysteine peptidase, producing MSGFAPSCCTAPCRTALRAAPALLLAIASGHALAQAPLAAFPDAFGHSRAYTPAERISANLLAGGMSRLAAISAQQGGAASPAPWATQPAAPDAIVNERRISDFSGKLPGWRLQGVQLSVVSYRQPELVPGFMRGFLPAPTAAAVPQASAFVMPVRQVPALSGQVMPPRNGQPDVFGSVAMPISRTLLDGKWASVSAALPGKGVWSGMLNAARGSAAQQQVEMINSWVNGRLRFVDDRQGGDNWASAARTLQSGVGDCEDYAIAKMKLLEAAGFDRHSMFLVIARDLVRQADHAVLAVRIGGELMILDNMTDRVLPSSSVGDYRPIMSFNAFGRWTHGYRVTPAKVQFAAR from the coding sequence ATGTCAGGCTTCGCCCCGTCCTGTTGCACGGCCCCTTGCCGCACCGCGCTTCGCGCCGCCCCTGCCCTGCTGCTGGCAATCGCGAGCGGCCATGCCTTGGCTCAGGCTCCGCTGGCGGCGTTCCCGGACGCTTTCGGTCATAGCCGCGCCTATACGCCCGCCGAACGCATCTCCGCCAATCTCCTCGCCGGCGGCATGAGCCGTCTGGCGGCGATCAGCGCGCAGCAGGGCGGCGCGGCGAGTCCCGCGCCCTGGGCGACGCAACCGGCCGCTCCGGATGCGATCGTCAACGAAAGGCGCATCAGCGACTTCAGCGGCAAATTGCCCGGCTGGCGGTTGCAGGGCGTCCAGCTTTCCGTGGTGAGCTATCGCCAGCCGGAACTGGTGCCGGGCTTCATGCGGGGTTTCCTTCCCGCGCCGACGGCTGCCGCTGTTCCGCAGGCGAGCGCCTTCGTCATGCCGGTTCGCCAGGTTCCCGCGCTTTCGGGCCAGGTCATGCCGCCGCGCAACGGCCAACCCGATGTGTTCGGATCGGTCGCCATGCCGATTTCCCGGACGCTGCTGGACGGCAAATGGGCCTCCGTTTCGGCGGCGCTGCCCGGCAAGGGCGTGTGGAGCGGCATGTTGAACGCAGCGCGAGGATCGGCGGCGCAGCAGCAGGTCGAGATGATCAATAGCTGGGTCAACGGGCGGCTGCGCTTCGTGGACGACCGGCAGGGCGGCGACAATTGGGCGTCGGCGGCGCGGACGCTGCAAAGCGGCGTCGGCGATTGCGAGGACTATGCCATCGCCAAGATGAAGCTGCTGGAGGCGGCCGGTTTCGACCGGCATTCGATGTTCCTGGTGATCGCCCGCGATCTGGTGCGGCAGGCGGACCATGCCGTGCTGGCGGTGCGGATCGGCGGGGAATTGATGATCCTGGACAATATGACCGACCGGGTGCTGCCTTCGTCCAGCGTCGGGGACTATCGGCCGATCATGAGCTTCAACGCCTTTGGGCGGTGGACCCATGGCTATCGCGTGACGCCCGCGAAGGTGCAGTTCGCGGCGCGGTGA
- the wecC gene encoding UDP-N-acetyl-D-mannosamine dehydrogenase: MPLEKLQQKVSVIGLGYIGLPTAALIARGGAQVVGVDVSTHVVETVNSGRVHIEEVDLDGLVQGVVSRGNLRASLEVEPSDVFIIAVPTPVAEDRAPDISHVLKAARTVAQVLKSGDTVILESTSPVGTTEAMRDLFAQIRPDLKMPEPGVAGDIAIAYCPERVLPGRILVELIDNDRCIGGITPRCARKALGFYRQFVRGACITTSARAAEMVKLVENSFRDVNIAFANELSVIAERMDIDVWEVIRLANRHPRVNILQPGPGVGGHCIAVDPWFIVHGDPENSRLIRTAREVNDGKTDYVVAKASDLIDEFPGEDIACLGLAFKPNIDDFRESPAVKVAARLAKRYGRRIKLVEPYAHDLPMEFAGTGAELIDLDTALEQCGVFVILVDHDMFKSVPVDERADKAVYDTRGVWPDQPRRPSAGQTAPDQARIAI, from the coding sequence ATGCCCCTCGAAAAGCTCCAGCAGAAGGTATCCGTCATTGGCCTGGGCTATATCGGCCTGCCGACCGCCGCCCTGATCGCTCGCGGCGGCGCGCAGGTGGTCGGCGTCGACGTCAGCACCCATGTCGTGGAGACGGTCAATAGCGGCCGCGTCCATATCGAGGAAGTCGACCTCGACGGCCTGGTGCAAGGCGTGGTTTCCCGCGGCAACCTCCGCGCCAGCCTGGAGGTCGAGCCCAGCGACGTCTTCATCATCGCCGTCCCCACGCCGGTCGCCGAAGACCGCGCTCCCGACATCAGCCATGTCCTGAAAGCCGCCCGCACCGTCGCGCAAGTCCTGAAATCGGGCGACACGGTGATCCTGGAATCCACCTCCCCGGTCGGCACCACCGAAGCCATGCGCGACCTCTTCGCTCAGATCCGCCCCGACCTCAAAATGCCCGAACCCGGCGTGGCGGGCGACATAGCCATCGCCTATTGCCCGGAGCGCGTCCTTCCCGGCCGCATCCTGGTCGAACTGATCGACAATGACCGTTGTATCGGCGGCATCACCCCCCGCTGCGCCCGCAAGGCGCTGGGCTTCTACCGCCAGTTCGTGCGGGGCGCCTGCATCACCACGTCGGCCCGCGCCGCCGAAATGGTGAAGCTGGTCGAAAACAGCTTCCGCGACGTCAACATCGCCTTCGCCAACGAACTGTCCGTCATTGCCGAACGCATGGACATCGACGTGTGGGAAGTCATCCGCCTCGCCAACCGCCACCCCCGCGTCAACATCCTCCAGCCCGGCCCCGGCGTCGGCGGCCACTGCATCGCGGTCGACCCCTGGTTCATCGTCCATGGCGACCCGGAAAACAGCCGCCTCATCCGCACCGCCCGCGAAGTCAATGACGGCAAGACCGACTATGTCGTCGCCAAGGCCTCCGACCTGATCGACGAGTTCCCCGGCGAGGACATCGCCTGCCTCGGCCTCGCCTTCAAACCCAATATCGACGATTTCCGCGAAAGCCCCGCCGTGAAGGTCGCCGCCCGCCTCGCCAAACGCTACGGCCGCCGCATCAAGCTGGTCGAACCCTATGCCCATGACCTGCCGATGGAGTTCGCCGGAACCGGCGCCGAACTGATCGATCTCGATACGGCTCTGGAACAATGCGGCGTTTTCGTCATTCTTGTCGATCATGACATGTTCAAATCGGTCCCGGTGGACGAACGCGCCGACAAGGCGGTCTACGACACGCGCGGCGTCTGGCCGGATCAGCCCCGGCGACCAAGTGCCGGTCAGACTGCCCCGGATCAGGCCCGGATCGCCATCTGA
- a CDS encoding polysaccharide biosynthesis/export family protein, with product MNRPTDSRNRMLATIMACALLGACSTVEDAPKGEAAYAAIPPAPAVGVDYRISPDDILRIQVYHEPGLSLEDAQVTAAGMVRMPLIGDVSIAGLSASEASDVIAGRLGDRYLVSPQVTVFVKKAVGRRITIDGEVREPGLFPLDGRLGLQQAVALAKGPTRLASLSRVVVVRQSDGQRKAAMFDLGAIRKGEAPDPEILPGDTIIVGLSRAKAVLGGALLALPAVGAGFVALDGGL from the coding sequence ATGAACCGGCCGACCGACAGCAGGAACCGGATGCTGGCCACGATCATGGCCTGCGCGCTGCTCGGCGCCTGCTCCACCGTGGAGGACGCGCCGAAGGGGGAGGCCGCCTATGCCGCCATCCCGCCAGCCCCGGCCGTCGGCGTCGATTACCGCATCTCCCCCGACGATATATTGCGTATCCAGGTCTATCACGAACCGGGCCTGTCGCTGGAAGACGCGCAGGTGACGGCGGCGGGCATGGTGCGCATGCCGCTGATCGGCGACGTCTCCATCGCGGGCCTGTCCGCCAGCGAGGCTTCCGACGTCATCGCCGGCCGGCTGGGCGACCGCTACCTCGTCTCCCCGCAGGTGACGGTCTTCGTCAAGAAGGCGGTGGGCCGCCGTATCACCATCGACGGCGAAGTCCGCGAACCGGGCCTGTTCCCGCTCGACGGCCGCCTCGGCCTGCAACAGGCGGTCGCCCTCGCCAAGGGGCCGACCCGCCTCGCCAGCCTCAGCCGCGTCGTCGTGGTCCGCCAGTCCGACGGACAGCGCAAGGCGGCGATGTTCGACCTCGGCGCTATCCGCAAGGGCGAAGCACCCGATCCCGAAATCCTGCCCGGCGACACGATCATCGTCGGCCTCTCCCGCGCCAAGGCGGTGCTGGGCGGCGCGCTGCTCGCCCTGCCGGCGGTCGGCGCGGGCTTCGTCGCGCTGGACGGGGGGCTCTGA
- a CDS encoding GcrA family cell cycle regulator: MSWTDERIDQLKAMWERGLTASQIADELGGVSRNAVIGKAHRLGLQSRPSPVKANEVPKKAAPPARKPAPEAEAPKPAAPVQHAAPAPVRPAAPAPVSAAPAAEAPAAPQPRIISVGPGGFLRQGPGDQQAPIPPAPPRRLVPAKPSPDIAGKTSLLDLTERICKWPMGHPGEPDFHFCGEAVNPGFPYCVEHCGRAYQAQLPRGTRRPPPPLPFGGPRVR, translated from the coding sequence TTGTCCTGGACCGACGAGCGCATCGACCAGCTCAAGGCAATGTGGGAACGGGGCCTGACCGCCAGCCAGATCGCCGACGAACTGGGCGGGGTCAGCCGCAACGCCGTGATCGGCAAGGCCCACCGCCTGGGCCTGCAATCGCGCCCATCCCCGGTGAAAGCCAACGAGGTGCCGAAGAAGGCGGCGCCGCCCGCGCGCAAGCCCGCGCCCGAAGCCGAAGCGCCCAAGCCCGCCGCGCCGGTGCAGCATGCCGCGCCCGCCCCGGTTCGGCCTGCCGCGCCTGCCCCTGTGTCGGCCGCTCCGGCGGCGGAAGCGCCCGCCGCGCCGCAGCCGCGCATCATCTCCGTGGGACCTGGCGGCTTCCTGCGCCAGGGGCCGGGCGACCAGCAGGCGCCGATCCCCCCTGCCCCGCCGCGCCGCCTGGTTCCCGCCAAGCCCAGCCCGGACATTGCGGGCAAGACGTCGCTGCTGGACCTGACCGAGCGCATCTGCAAATGGCCGATGGGCCATCCGGGCGAGCCGGATTTCCATTTCTGCGGCGAAGCGGTGAACCCCGGCTTCCCCTATTGCGTCGAACATTGCGGCCGCGCCTATCAGGCGCAGCTGCCGCGCGGCACGCGCCGTCCGCCGCCGCCCTTGCCCTTCGGCGGGCCGCGGGTTCGCTGA
- a CDS encoding ABC transporter permease, whose amino-acid sequence MNDQSKIAVSPSHRPPFHEPGEMVIRNINWAGTRALYRKEIRRFMKVQLQTIWAPAVTTLMFLVIFTLALGGANRHVLGVPFADFIAPGLMIMGMMNNAFANSSFSLLAGKMQGTLIDYLMPPLSVGELLLALVGAAVTRAFCVGLALWAAMALWPGVHVTPAHPWAILWFGLMGAGLTAFIGVLTSIWAEKFDHAAAITNFVIGPMTLLSGTFYSIDRLAPVFRAISHANPFFYAISGFRYGFVAAADGDVVVGSLVLLGLNVALGVLCYALLKRGWKLKA is encoded by the coding sequence ATGAACGACCAGTCCAAAATTGCTGTCTCCCCGTCGCACCGGCCGCCTTTCCACGAGCCGGGCGAAATGGTCATCCGCAACATCAACTGGGCGGGAACGCGCGCGCTCTACCGGAAGGAAATCCGGCGCTTCATGAAGGTGCAGCTCCAGACCATCTGGGCGCCCGCCGTGACGACGCTGATGTTCCTGGTCATCTTCACCCTGGCGCTGGGCGGGGCCAATCGCCATGTGCTGGGCGTGCCCTTCGCCGACTTCATCGCGCCGGGCCTGATGATCATGGGCATGATGAACAACGCCTTCGCCAACAGCAGCTTCTCCCTGCTGGCGGGCAAGATGCAGGGCACGCTGATCGATTATCTGATGCCGCCGCTGTCGGTCGGCGAATTGCTGCTGGCGTTGGTGGGCGCGGCGGTGACGCGGGCCTTTTGCGTGGGGCTGGCGCTGTGGGCGGCGATGGCGCTGTGGCCGGGCGTGCATGTGACCCCGGCGCATCCCTGGGCGATCCTGTGGTTCGGGCTGATGGGCGCGGGGCTGACCGCCTTCATCGGCGTGCTGACCTCCATCTGGGCGGAAAAGTTCGACCATGCCGCCGCCATCACCAATTTCGTGATCGGGCCGATGACGCTGCTGTCGGGCACCTTCTATTCCATCGACCGCCTCGCCCCCGTCTTCCGCGCGATCAGCCATGCCAACCCCTTCTTCTACGCCATTTCCGGCTTCCGCTACGGCTTCGTCGCGGCGGCGGACGGCGATGTGGTGGTGGGCAGCCTTGTGCTGCTGGGCCTGAACGTCGCGCTGGGCGTGCTGTGCTACGCGCTGCTCAAGCGAGGGTGGAAGCTGAAGGCCTGA
- a CDS encoding organic hydroperoxide resistance protein, with translation MSIDVKYVTRATATGGRDGEARTEDGRFAVKLSTPKELGGPGGDGTNPEQLFASGYSACFIGALKVAGGQLKIRVPQDVSVTATVGIGPRSAGGFGITADLEISLPGVERADAERLVEAAHQICPYSNATRNNLDVGLTIV, from the coding sequence ATGTCCATCGATGTGAAATATGTCACCCGCGCCACGGCCACCGGCGGCCGCGACGGCGAAGCCCGCACGGAAGACGGCCGTTTCGCCGTGAAGCTGTCCACCCCCAAGGAACTGGGCGGACCCGGCGGCGACGGCACCAACCCCGAACAGCTTTTCGCATCGGGCTATTCGGCCTGTTTCATCGGCGCGCTGAAGGTCGCGGGCGGCCAGTTGAAGATCCGCGTGCCGCAGGATGTCAGCGTCACCGCGACGGTCGGGATCGGCCCGCGCTCGGCGGGCGGCTTCGGCATCACCGCCGATCTGGAAATCAGCCTGCCGGGCGTGGAGCGCGCCGACGCGGAAAGGCTGGTCGAGGCGGCGCACCAGATCTGCCCCTATTCCAACGCCACGCGCAATAACCTCGACGTCGGGCTGACCATCGTCTGA
- the wecB gene encoding non-hydrolyzing UDP-N-acetylglucosamine 2-epimerase, translating to MKVALVFGTRPEAIKLFPVIHALRARDDVETRLIVTAQHRGLLDQVLEIAGIAPDIDLDVMTPNQTLDGLTAKLIVELGKAFDAEKPDRVVVHGDTLTTMVASLAAYYRKIPVAHVEAGLRSGDIHHPWPEEVNRRVVACIADMNFAPTQAAADALLAENRDPATIHVTGNTVIDALLATRKRVLAEPGLASGLDDLAGRFAGKRIVAVTSHRRENFGGGMEAIARSIADIAERPDVAVIFPVHPNPHVRPVMDAVLGGLPNVAMIEPLDYPHFVRLLDLCHLVLTDSGGVQEEAPSLGKPVLVMRETTERPEGVTAGTAKLVGTDRTKIVQSVFALLDDEAAYAAMSRAHNPFGDGHAAERIATIIAASAQSDGLEEAA from the coding sequence ATGAAGGTTGCGCTGGTGTTCGGGACGCGCCCCGAGGCGATCAAGCTGTTTCCGGTGATCCATGCGCTGCGGGCGCGGGATGATGTGGAAACCCGCCTGATCGTGACCGCGCAGCATCGCGGCCTGCTGGATCAGGTGCTGGAGATTGCCGGGATCGCGCCCGACATCGACCTGGACGTGATGACGCCGAACCAGACGCTGGATGGCCTGACGGCGAAGCTGATCGTGGAACTGGGCAAGGCCTTCGACGCGGAAAAGCCGGACCGCGTGGTCGTCCATGGCGACACCCTCACCACCATGGTCGCCAGCCTGGCCGCCTATTACCGCAAGATTCCGGTCGCCCATGTCGAGGCGGGCCTGCGCAGCGGCGACATCCACCACCCCTGGCCGGAGGAGGTGAACCGCCGCGTCGTCGCCTGCATCGCCGACATGAACTTCGCCCCGACGCAGGCCGCCGCCGATGCGCTGCTGGCGGAAAATCGCGACCCGGCGACCATCCACGTCACCGGCAACACGGTGATCGACGCGCTGCTCGCCACCCGTAAGCGGGTGCTGGCCGAACCCGGCCTCGCGTCAGGCCTCGACGATCTGGCCGGGCGTTTCGCGGGCAAGCGCATCGTCGCCGTCACCAGCCACCGGCGGGAGAATTTCGGCGGCGGCATGGAGGCAATCGCCCGCTCCATCGCTGACATAGCGGAGCGCCCGGACGTGGCGGTGATCTTCCCCGTCCACCCCAACCCCCATGTCCGCCCGGTCATGGACGCGGTGCTGGGCGGCCTGCCCAATGTCGCCATGATCGAGCCGCTGGATTATCCCCATTTCGTCCGCCTGCTGGACCTCTGCCATCTCGTCCTGACCGACAGCGGCGGCGTGCAGGAGGAAGCGCCCTCGCTCGGCAAGCCGGTGCTGGTGATGCGCGAAACCACCGAACGCCCGGAAGGGGTGACGGCCGGCACGGCGAAACTGGTCGGCACCGACCGAACGAAGATCGTCCAGTCGGTCTTCGCCCTGCTGGATGACGAAGCCGCCTACGCCGCCATGTCCCGCGCCCACAACCCCTTCGGCGACGGCCACGCGGCAGAACGGATCGCGACCATCATCGCCGCCAGCGCGCAGTCTGATGGCTTGGAAGAAGCTGCCTAA
- a CDS encoding UDP-glucose dehydrogenase family protein encodes MKITMIGTGYVGLVSGACFADFGHDVVCVDKDAGKIAAIESGRMPIFEPGLDHLVGSNAAAGRLTFTTDLAAGVKGADAIFIAVGTPSRRGDGHADLSYVYAAAKEIAEALDGPTVIVTKSTVPVGTGDEVERIVREARPDLDIQVVSNPEFLREGAAIGDFKRPDRVVVGTTGNERAIDVMAQVYRPLNLNQAPVMFTGRRTAELIKYAANAFLATKITFINEMADLCEAVGAEVQDVSRGIGLDNRIGSKFLHAGPGYGGSCFPKDTLALVKTGQDYDTPIRIVETVVQVNDLRKRAMGRKIVKALGGEARGKTVALLGLTFKPNTDDMRDAPSLAIVQALEDAGARIVAYDPEGMAVAAPLMPGVSMAKDAYEAAAGADALVLVTEWDAFRALDLKRLAASMNGAVLVDLRNIYPRREAEAAGFALTRVGGKGISA; translated from the coding sequence ATGAAGATCACGATGATCGGCACGGGCTATGTCGGGCTGGTGTCAGGCGCCTGCTTCGCCGATTTCGGCCATGACGTGGTGTGCGTGGACAAGGATGCGGGGAAGATCGCCGCCATCGAATCCGGGCGCATGCCGATTTTCGAACCCGGCCTCGACCATCTGGTGGGCAGCAATGCGGCGGCCGGGCGGCTGACCTTCACCACCGATCTGGCGGCGGGCGTGAAGGGCGCGGACGCGATCTTCATTGCCGTCGGCACGCCGTCGCGGCGCGGCGACGGTCATGCGGATTTGAGCTATGTCTATGCGGCGGCGAAGGAAATCGCGGAAGCGCTGGATGGGCCGACCGTCATCGTCACCAAGTCCACCGTTCCGGTCGGCACCGGGGACGAGGTCGAGCGGATCGTGCGGGAAGCGCGGCCTGACCTGGACATACAGGTGGTGTCCAACCCCGAATTCCTGCGCGAGGGCGCGGCCATCGGCGATTTCAAGCGGCCCGACCGCGTCGTCGTCGGCACGACGGGCAATGAGCGAGCCATCGACGTGATGGCGCAGGTCTATCGTCCGCTGAACCTCAACCAGGCGCCGGTCATGTTCACCGGGCGGCGGACGGCGGAGTTGATCAAATATGCCGCCAACGCCTTTCTGGCGACCAAGATCACCTTCATCAACGAGATGGCGGACCTGTGCGAGGCGGTCGGTGCGGAGGTGCAGGACGTGTCGCGGGGAATCGGCCTCGACAACCGGATCGGGTCGAAATTCCTGCATGCCGGGCCGGGCTATGGCGGTTCCTGCTTCCCGAAGGATACGCTGGCGCTGGTGAAGACCGGGCAGGATTATGACACGCCGATCCGCATCGTGGAGACGGTGGTGCAGGTGAACGACCTGCGCAAGCGGGCCATGGGGCGCAAGATCGTGAAGGCGCTGGGCGGCGAGGCGCGGGGCAAGACGGTCGCGCTGCTGGGACTGACCTTCAAGCCCAATACCGACGACATGCGCGACGCGCCCAGTCTGGCCATCGTGCAGGCGCTGGAGGATGCGGGGGCGCGGATCGTCGCCTATGATCCGGAGGGCATGGCGGTCGCCGCGCCGCTGATGCCGGGGGTCAGCATGGCGAAGGACGCCTATGAGGCGGCGGCCGGAGCCGATGCGCTGGTGCTGGTGACGGAATGGGATGCGTTCCGGGCGCTGGACCTGAAACGGCTGGCGGCTTCGATGAACGGGGCGGTGCTGGTCGACCTGCGCAACATCTATCCGCGTAGGGAGGCGGAAGCGGCTGGCTTTGCGCTGACGCGGGTCGGAGGCAAGGGCATTTCGGCCTGA
- the parE gene encoding DNA topoisomerase IV subunit B encodes MSEDLFAANSSTAPQYDASAIEVLEGLEPVRRRPGMYIGGTDERALHHLASEVLDNSMDEAVAGHATRIEVLLEPGNRLTITDNGRGIPVDPHPKFPGKSALEVILTTLHSGGKFSDKAYATSGGLHGVGISVVNALSISTVVEVARNKELFRQSFTQGLPSSDLQKVGAAPNRRGTSVSFIPDTEIFGEQKFKPSRLYRLARSKAYLFAGVEIRWKCAPELIADETPAEAVFQFPGGLADHLKEQVGDRECATSAFFSGSQDFPDAAGRVEWAVAWPLWSDGSYSWYCNTIPTPDGGTHETGLRAALVKGIRAFGDLVGQKKAKDITADDIVTSSEIMLSVFIRDPQFQSQTKDRLTSPEAARLVENAVRDHFDHYLSDHMERGKALLAYVLDRMDERLKRKQEKEVKRKTATNSRKLRLPGKLTDCSNDDPEGAEIFLVEGDSAGGSAKQARDRKTQAILPLRGKILNVASANTAKILANQEIADMILALGCGTRKDCNPDNLRYERIVIMTDADVDGAHIATLLMTFFFQEMPELVRRGHLYLAQPPLYRLVAGGKSLYARDDAHREEILAKEFKGKKVEVSRFKGLGEMNPGQLRETTMDPKTRSLIRVTLPDDIEDRQQVRELVERLMGTNPAHRFAFIQENAANVDEESIDA; translated from the coding sequence ATGTCCGAAGACCTGTTCGCCGCCAATTCCTCCACCGCCCCGCAATATGACGCCTCCGCCATCGAAGTGCTGGAGGGGCTGGAGCCGGTGCGCCGGCGCCCCGGCATGTATATCGGCGGCACGGACGAGCGCGCGCTGCACCATCTGGCCAGCGAAGTGCTGGACAACAGCATGGATGAGGCGGTGGCGGGCCACGCCACGCGGATCGAGGTGCTGCTGGAGCCGGGCAACAGGCTGACCATCACCGACAATGGCCGGGGCATCCCGGTCGATCCGCATCCCAAATTTCCGGGCAAGTCGGCGCTGGAGGTGATCCTGACCACGCTGCATTCGGGCGGCAAGTTCAGCGACAAGGCCTATGCGACGTCGGGCGGCCTGCACGGCGTCGGCATCAGCGTGGTGAACGCGCTGTCGATCAGCACGGTGGTCGAGGTGGCGCGCAACAAGGAATTGTTCCGCCAGAGCTTCACCCAGGGCCTGCCCAGCAGCGACCTTCAGAAGGTCGGCGCGGCGCCCAACCGGCGCGGCACGTCGGTCAGCTTCATTCCCGACACGGAGATTTTCGGGGAGCAGAAGTTCAAGCCGTCCCGCCTCTACCGGCTGGCGCGGTCCAAGGCCTATCTGTTCGCGGGCGTGGAAATCCGGTGGAAATGCGCGCCGGAACTGATCGCCGACGAGACCCCGGCGGAGGCTGTGTTCCAGTTTCCCGGCGGGCTGGCGGATCATCTGAAGGAACAGGTGGGCGACCGAGAATGCGCGACGAGCGCCTTCTTCTCCGGATCGCAGGATTTTCCCGACGCGGCGGGTCGGGTCGAGTGGGCGGTGGCGTGGCCGCTCTGGTCGGACGGCTCCTATAGCTGGTATTGCAACACCATCCCCACGCCCGACGGCGGCACGCATGAGACCGGCCTGCGCGCCGCTTTGGTGAAGGGCATCCGCGCCTTTGGCGATCTGGTGGGGCAGAAGAAGGCGAAGGACATCACCGCCGACGATATCGTGACCTCTTCGGAGATCATGCTGTCGGTCTTCATCCGCGACCCGCAGTTCCAGAGCCAGACGAAGGACCGGCTGACCAGTCCGGAGGCGGCGCGGCTGGTCGAAAATGCGGTGCGCGACCATTTCGACCATTATCTGTCCGACCATATGGAGCGCGGCAAGGCGCTGCTCGCCTATGTGCTCGACCGGATGGACGAACGGCTGAAGCGCAAGCAGGAGAAGGAGGTCAAGCGTAAGACCGCGACCAATTCGCGCAAGCTGCGCCTGCCGGGCAAGCTGACCGACTGTTCCAACGACGATCCGGAGGGCGCGGAGATTTTCCTGGTCGAGGGGGATTCGGCGGGCGGCTCCGCCAAGCAGGCGCGGGACCGCAAGACCCAGGCGATCCTGCCCCTGCGCGGCAAGATATTGAACGTGGCATCCGCCAACACCGCCAAGATCCTGGCCAATCAGGAGATTGCCGACATGATCCTGGCGCTGGGCTGCGGCACGCGCAAGGACTGCAATCCCGACAATCTGCGCTACGAACGCATCGTCATCATGACCGACGCCGATGTCGACGGCGCGCATATCGCAACGCTGCTGATGACCTTCTTCTTCCAGGAGATGCCGGAACTCGTGCGGCGGGGGCATCTCTATCTGGCGCAGCCGCCGCTCTATCGGCTGGTGGCGGGAGGCAAGAGCCTCTACGCCAGGGACGACGCGCATCGCGAGGAAATCCTGGCAAAGGAGTTCAAGGGCAAGAAGGTGGAGGTCAGCCGCTTCAAGGGGCTGGGCGAGATGAATCCCGGCCAGTTGCGCGAAACGACGATGGACCCCAAGACCCGCAGCCTGATCCGCGTCACGCTGCCCGACGATATCGAGGACCGGCAGCAGGTGCGCGAACTGGTCGAGCGGCTGATGGGCACCAATCCGGCGCATCGCTTTGCCTTCATTCAGGAGAATGCGGCGAATGTGGATGAGGAAAGCATCGACGCCTGA
- a CDS encoding MarR family winged helix-turn-helix transcriptional regulator: MPAALPLDDQLCFSLYAASMAIGRAYKPMLDRLGITYPQYLVLHALWEQDGRTIGQIAERLSLESSTVTPLVKRLEAGGFLTRARSAADERRVDVRLTERGAAMREECGCLGEALLERSGMDGAQLADLNGRVKQLWGALRDPLP; encoded by the coding sequence ATGCCCGCCGCCCTGCCTTTGGACGATCAACTCTGCTTCTCGCTCTATGCCGCCAGCATGGCCATCGGCCGCGCCTACAAGCCGATGCTGGACCGGCTGGGCATCACCTATCCGCAATATCTGGTGCTGCATGCCTTGTGGGAGCAGGACGGCCGCACCATCGGCCAGATCGCGGAGCGGCTGTCGCTCGAATCCAGCACGGTGACGCCGCTGGTCAAAAGGCTGGAGGCGGGCGGCTTCCTCACCCGCGCCCGCAGCGCGGCGGACGAACGGCGCGTGGACGTGCGCCTGACGGAGCGCGGCGCCGCGATGCGAGAGGAATGCGGATGCCTGGGCGAGGCGCTGCTGGAACGGTCGGGCATGGACGGGGCGCAACTGGCCGACCTCAATGGGCGGGTGAAGCAATTATGGGGGGCGTTGCGCGATCCTCTGCCCTGA